Proteins from a single region of Nonomuraea gerenzanensis:
- a CDS encoding helix-turn-helix domain-containing protein: MSNLSEEWAMYYAPVRSQTEKLVLVALAQRTSDDGCNGFKSKKTLAQAAMCDVKTVQRALAELRARGVIASGDQSAAAYIDRRYRPHVYDLQIPYSWYSAAQMEHVTMERAARGLKPLTPQERPDLGPAPPRASRSDKGKAAPQRRPKSLGPPDPSPSSGPSSPSGPDAGSRGDSKSPLRRRGDSQSRPGGIENPARGDSQSPDSFSDSLKRDSGKRGDPAAGGLPVGRARGRAAVPAGGEDGRAATVAAAAVFGRLPEDLRRGIGEGASGRVLEVIRRELVSRSVPELAERVERRWAWWVATGQQVGDPVAAAITVLRVRRCANLRCEDGQDLDRGGDCAACGGHGSGRGSGRGSGGGSRPAAVADGPAGGLAGAPGGENGGGSGGVNGGAPGGAGGAHDGARGAPGGARGGAHGGGGDGPGQAARQAIEEARAALRLVGRPTLRRRAEPL, from the coding sequence GTGAGCAATCTGTCCGAAGAGTGGGCGATGTACTACGCTCCGGTGCGCTCGCAGACCGAGAAATTGGTCCTGGTCGCGCTGGCGCAGCGGACCTCCGACGACGGGTGCAACGGCTTCAAGTCCAAGAAGACGCTGGCGCAGGCGGCCATGTGCGACGTCAAGACGGTCCAGCGGGCGCTGGCGGAGCTGCGGGCGCGCGGGGTGATCGCCTCCGGGGATCAGAGCGCGGCCGCCTACATCGACCGCCGTTACCGGCCGCACGTGTACGACCTGCAGATCCCCTATTCCTGGTACAGCGCGGCCCAGATGGAGCACGTGACCATGGAGCGGGCCGCGCGGGGGCTGAAGCCGCTCACCCCGCAGGAGCGACCGGATCTGGGGCCGGCGCCGCCGAGGGCCTCACGCAGCGACAAGGGCAAGGCCGCGCCGCAGCGGCGGCCCAAGTCGCTGGGCCCGCCGGACCCGTCTCCTTCATCCGGTCCGTCCTCTCCGTCCGGTCCGGACGCGGGATCGAGGGGGGACTCGAAGTCCCCTCTGCGCCGCAGGGGGGATTCTCAGTCCCGGCCAGGGGGGATTGAGAATCCCGCGAGAGGGGATTCTCAATCCCCCGATTCCTTCAGTGACTCCCTGAAGAGAGATTCCGGGAAGAGGGGCGATCCCGCCGCAGGCGGTCTACCGGTAGGTAGGGCGCGGGGCCGCGCGGCCGTCCCGGCCGGAGGGGAGGACGGGCGTGCGGCGACGGTGGCTGCGGCCGCCGTGTTCGGGCGGCTGCCCGAGGATCTGCGCCGGGGCATCGGCGAGGGCGCTTCCGGGCGGGTGCTGGAGGTGATCCGGCGGGAGCTGGTCAGCCGGAGCGTGCCCGAGCTCGCCGAGCGCGTCGAGCGGCGGTGGGCGTGGTGGGTGGCCACCGGTCAGCAGGTGGGGGATCCGGTCGCGGCGGCGATCACGGTGCTGCGGGTGCGCAGGTGCGCGAACCTGCGGTGCGAGGACGGTCAGGACCTGGACCGGGGTGGCGACTGCGCGGCATGCGGTGGGCACGGCTCCGGTCGCGGCTCCGGTCGTGGTTCTGGTGGCGGTTCTCGTCCGGCGGCCGTGGCGGACGGGCCCGCTGGCGGGCTCGCCGGTGCACCCGGCGGTGAGAACGGCGGCGGGTCCGGTGGCGTCAACGGCGGTGCACCCGGCGGTGCCGGCGGTGCTCATGATGGTGCACGTGGTGCACCTGGCGGGGCACGTGGCGGGGCACATGGTGGCGGTGGTGATGGGCCCGGGCAGGCAGCCCGGCAGGCGATCGAGGAGGCACGGGCGGCGCTGCGGCTCGTCGGCAGGCCGACGCTGCGGCGGCGGGCGGAGCCGCTGTGA
- a CDS encoding ParA family protein, giving the protein MGKAKIHVVLNQKGGIGKSTTTLNLAAVTADTSGEETETAVISIDPQDSVGWWAQNVLDAGRSLPFDFAQIGADDLDDLDDLPDLPGIKNVWVDTPGWKPSQRPGSRDPFEDSGFGEALRRVLAVADDVIVPIEPESLGFEPTYNTIEEVIKPRGLPYLVFVNNWEPRDGDKEKEQTIEFIQAHGWNLARTVVRHYKVHTRAPADGLVVTQYPRNRTSVEAREDYYKLALEFERMRNGD; this is encoded by the coding sequence GTGGGAAAGGCCAAGATCCACGTCGTCCTCAATCAGAAGGGCGGCATCGGCAAGTCCACGACGACACTGAACCTCGCCGCTGTCACCGCTGACACCTCCGGCGAGGAGACCGAGACCGCCGTCATCTCCATCGACCCCCAGGACTCCGTCGGCTGGTGGGCTCAGAACGTCCTCGACGCCGGCCGCAGCCTGCCTTTCGACTTCGCCCAGATCGGCGCGGACGACCTCGACGACCTCGACGACCTCCCGGACCTGCCCGGCATCAAGAACGTCTGGGTGGACACCCCCGGCTGGAAGCCGTCGCAGCGTCCCGGTTCCCGCGACCCGTTCGAGGACTCCGGTTTCGGCGAGGCGCTGCGCCGCGTGCTGGCGGTCGCCGACGACGTGATCGTCCCCATCGAGCCCGAATCCCTCGGCTTCGAGCCGACGTACAACACGATCGAAGAGGTCATCAAGCCGCGAGGACTGCCCTACCTGGTGTTCGTCAACAACTGGGAGCCCCGCGACGGCGACAAGGAGAAGGAACAGACGATCGAGTTCATCCAGGCCCACGGCTGGAACCTCGCTCGCACCGTCGTCCGGCACTACAAAGTGCACACCCGCGCGCCCGCTGACGGCCTCGTCGTCACCCAATACCCGCGGAACCGCACCAGCGTGGAAGCCCGCGAGGACTACTACAAGCTGGCCCTGGAATTCGAGCGGATGCGGAACGGCGACTGA
- a CDS encoding ParB/RepB/Spo0J family partition protein, producing the protein MAMTPVAGQRRSLKDLKVGRTAQQWPDKVRLSDMADNPDNPPARLDPEKLEELASSIRESGLLQRIVLVPRDVWLKARPEHDKPVGEGGIGDKPFVIGMGHRRRHACELAGLDEAPVDVRESADKARRDALIENIQRLNLSPMQEARQIEKLKSEEELSQNGVAKALGKTPAWVSQRLSLLDLIPEYQQAVDAGGLKVEDARRLSRLIPELQIAVHESRLSIEAGIEIAKLPKDEQRMPAPVPAPPPQQPLRAAPAGGGEPAGEGLTSSRPKPGQQSMPASPAGAAPGSAQHASWAGDEASFNEALRLERAANEVGNLRALRRVAMQHPEKARAILRVLEEAVEELRGDLPSNA; encoded by the coding sequence ATGGCGATGACCCCAGTGGCCGGACAGCGCAGAAGCCTCAAAGACCTGAAGGTCGGCAGAACCGCTCAGCAATGGCCGGACAAGGTCCGGCTCTCCGACATGGCCGACAACCCGGACAACCCGCCGGCACGACTGGACCCGGAGAAGCTGGAAGAGCTGGCCTCCAGCATCCGGGAAAGCGGGCTGCTCCAGCGCATCGTCCTGGTACCTCGCGACGTCTGGCTGAAGGCACGGCCCGAGCACGACAAGCCCGTCGGCGAAGGCGGCATCGGTGACAAGCCGTTCGTCATCGGCATGGGGCATCGCCGCCGCCACGCCTGCGAACTGGCCGGCCTCGACGAGGCACCCGTGGACGTGCGTGAGAGCGCCGACAAGGCGCGGCGCGACGCGCTGATCGAGAACATCCAGCGGCTCAACCTGTCCCCCATGCAGGAGGCCCGGCAGATCGAGAAGCTGAAGAGCGAGGAGGAGCTCTCCCAGAACGGGGTGGCCAAAGCCCTGGGCAAGACCCCCGCGTGGGTGTCGCAGCGGCTCAGCCTCCTGGACCTGATCCCGGAGTACCAGCAGGCCGTCGATGCGGGCGGGCTGAAAGTCGAGGACGCCCGGCGCCTCTCCAGGCTGATCCCCGAGCTTCAGATCGCGGTGCACGAGTCCCGGCTGAGCATCGAGGCCGGGATCGAGATCGCGAAGCTGCCCAAGGACGAACAGCGCATGCCCGCGCCTGTCCCCGCCCCACCGCCGCAGCAGCCGCTCCGGGCGGCTCCGGCGGGCGGCGGAGAGCCTGCCGGCGAGGGGCTGACGTCTTCCCGGCCGAAGCCGGGGCAGCAGTCCATGCCCGCTTCCCCTGCGGGAGCTGCCCCGGGCTCCGCCCAGCACGCGAGCTGGGCAGGCGACGAGGCCAGCTTCAACGAGGCGCTGCGATTGGAGCGGGCCGCGAACGAGGTCGGCAACCTGCGCGCTCTGCGGCGGGTCGCGATGCAGCACCCCGAGAAGGCGCGCGCCATCCTGCGCGTGCTCGAGGAGGCTGTCGAAGAGCTGCGCGGGGACCTGCCCTCCAATGCGTAG
- a CDS encoding DUF1883 domain-containing protein — translation MRHLYWDLGETGAGACFEVDWNGSTARVALMDSDDYQAYLDEDDYQYHGGFFDYSPLVLRVPYDDYWYLIVDSYDRVKNVTVEQLFD, via the coding sequence GTGAGGCATCTGTACTGGGACCTCGGAGAAACTGGGGCCGGCGCCTGCTTCGAGGTGGACTGGAACGGCTCGACCGCCCGGGTGGCCCTCATGGACAGCGACGACTACCAGGCGTACCTCGATGAGGACGACTACCAGTACCACGGCGGCTTCTTCGACTACAGCCCTCTGGTCTTGCGGGTGCCCTACGACGACTACTGGTACCTGATCGTCGACAGCTACGACCGGGTCAAGAACGTCACCGTCGAGCAGCTCTTCGACTGA
- a CDS encoding GIY-YIG nuclease family protein: MRPSPRHGITAGSWSRVLLAAIQRMCPAPLAVLWFHPGGHELETNLHQYFAIFRSHGEWFDFGGGDPVRHVREAVETRAWTMHKRTAGGSTPVDGNAECRVCEHLAGLHVSARGTSPRAGAPCRAVVWDDYACACSGLVSGKTMIPRQDANTFLPDWQQPNYLDTVRELVDQNPSVAVCDGGPGWHQVSLQKGTSTEHGTTG, from the coding sequence CTGCGCCCCTCCCCAAGACACGGGATCACGGCTGGTTCGTGGTCCCGTGTCCTACTGGCTGCGATTCAGAGGATGTGCCCCGCACCACTTGCGGTGCTGTGGTTTCACCCCGGCGGGCATGAGCTAGAAACCAACTTGCATCAATACTTCGCGATCTTCCGTTCGCATGGCGAGTGGTTCGACTTCGGCGGAGGGGACCCCGTACGGCATGTCCGGGAGGCTGTTGAGACACGAGCCTGGACGATGCACAAGCGGACAGCCGGCGGCTCTACGCCGGTAGATGGCAACGCGGAGTGCCGTGTCTGCGAACACTTGGCAGGACTTCATGTGTCGGCCCGGGGAACTTCTCCCCGGGCCGGTGCCCCTTGTCGCGCCGTGGTCTGGGATGACTACGCCTGTGCGTGTTCAGGCCTCGTTTCAGGAAAGACCATGATTCCTCGCCAGGACGCCAACACCTTCCTCCCTGACTGGCAGCAGCCGAACTACCTCGACACAGTGCGCGAGCTTGTAGATCAGAACCCATCGGTGGCAGTTTGCGATGGTGGGCCCGGGTGGCATCAAGTTTCCTTGCAAAAGGGAACTTCCACTGAACACGGGACCACGGGTTGA
- a CDS encoding UTRA domain-containing protein: MAGEAPIDDRAAELLGVEPGTPMFRRLRVTSVPDEPPFTLSTSWILPEVVEAAPLVRAQGAPGGYLDAIEAAGHGPLAWCEITRARMPTKEEADLLGITTRLPVVEICRTSTSATTGTVVEVTMQVIPSDRVELVIDLQRDSTATYEVLSHRDLDKDYPADLDKEP; the protein is encoded by the coding sequence GTGGCTGGCGAGGCGCCCATCGACGATCGAGCCGCCGAGTTGCTGGGTGTCGAACCCGGAACGCCGATGTTCCGCAGGCTGCGAGTCACTAGCGTGCCCGACGAACCGCCGTTCACCCTGTCCACGTCATGGATTCTGCCGGAGGTAGTCGAGGCTGCCCCGCTGGTCCGTGCACAAGGAGCTCCGGGTGGTTACCTCGACGCAATCGAGGCGGCCGGGCACGGCCCGCTGGCGTGGTGCGAGATCACTCGGGCCAGGATGCCCACCAAGGAAGAGGCAGACCTTCTGGGGATAACGACCCGGCTTCCAGTCGTAGAGATCTGCCGGACCAGCACATCCGCTACCACCGGCACTGTTGTGGAGGTGACCATGCAGGTCATCCCGTCCGATCGGGTGGAGCTTGTCATTGACCTCCAGCGAGACAGCACAGCCACCTATGAGGTCCTGTCGCACCGCGACCTAGATAAGGACTATCCGGCTGACCTGGACAAGGAGCCGTAG
- a CDS encoding BldC family transcriptional regulator, producing the protein MSIIAELSALGDRLMTPDEVARLFRVHPTTVTRWAKRGHLRAIRTPGGLHRFPPSEVVALLVAAGAVAS; encoded by the coding sequence GTGTCCATCATTGCTGAACTGTCCGCACTCGGCGACCGTCTGATGACCCCCGACGAGGTCGCGCGCCTGTTCCGGGTCCACCCGACCACGGTCACGCGGTGGGCGAAGAGAGGCCACCTCCGCGCGATCCGTACCCCCGGCGGCCTTCACCGGTTTCCCCCGTCCGAGGTCGTCGCCCTGTTGGTAGCAGCGGGGGCGGTGGCCTCATGA